One Alphaproteobacteria bacterium LSUCC0396 genomic region harbors:
- a CDS encoding LON peptidase substrate-binding domain-containing protein produces the protein MAGGIFDPEFDQLPMRIPIFPLPSALLLPGGQLPLNVFEPRYLAMVKHALATPTRLIGMVQPRDLAGDATAEEPPLFETGCAGRVSFFQESDDGRFVIALNGVCRFHRLDQQLDPNGFLVADVDWQPFANDLRIDISALDRDPLMDVLRRYFDLKGFETDWTQIENSGNHQLLATLSMVCPFEVAEKQALLEADSMASRADLLIAMMEMAIHDETGGNDARH, from the coding sequence ATGGCAGGCGGTATTTTTGATCCGGAATTTGATCAGCTTCCGATGCGCATTCCTATTTTTCCATTGCCAAGCGCGTTGCTGCTTCCAGGGGGGCAATTGCCGTTGAATGTTTTCGAGCCGCGCTATCTGGCAATGGTTAAACACGCATTGGCGACCCCAACCAGATTAATCGGCATGGTGCAACCGCGCGACCTTGCGGGCGATGCAACGGCCGAAGAACCGCCGCTGTTTGAGACTGGCTGTGCCGGACGCGTGTCGTTTTTTCAGGAAAGTGATGATGGCCGTTTCGTCATTGCGCTAAATGGTGTTTGCCGCTTTCATCGTCTTGATCAGCAACTCGATCCAAACGGGTTTCTCGTTGCCGATGTTGATTGGCAGCCGTTTGCCAATGATTTGCGGATAGATATAAGTGCGCTTGATCGCGATCCGCTGATGGATGTGCTACGGCGCTATTTCGATCTGAAGGGGTTTGAGACAGACTGGACGCAGATTGAAAACTCGGGTAACCATCAACTATTGGCGACCTTATCCATGGTCTGTCCGTTTGAAGTGGCCGAAAAACAGGCACTTTTAGAGGCAGATTCAATGGCATCTCGCGCCGATTTATTGATCGCCATGATGGAAATGGCAATCCATGATGAAACTGGAGGAAATGATGCAAGACACTGA
- a CDS encoding Trm112 family protein → MMQDTDRVASHEVDPRLLEVLVCPLTRGPLVYDRANSELISHQARKAYPVRAGVPIMLGDEARDLGD, encoded by the coding sequence ATGATGCAAGACACTGATCGGGTGGCTAGCCATGAGGTTGATCCGCGCCTGTTGGAAGTGTTGGTTTGTCCGTTGACGCGCGGCCCGCTGGTTTATGATCGTGCCAATAGCGAATTAATCAGCCATCAAGCGCGCAAGGCGTATCCGGTGCGTGCCGGTGTGCCAATCATGCTTGGCGATGAGGCCCGTGATCTTGGTGATTGA
- a CDS encoding outer membrane lipoprotein carrier protein LolA — protein MKIVNQQMTLLFSAISGAFSDAFSGALSRLRGAPATVRCGLCLFRSAGMGLLLFCWLPAVPAFADDIARAEAWFNKIKTLSADFVQVASDGTAAEGKLIFRRPSQMKLTYGKGDTLQLITSSIWLHVDRPDERLLTSYPVSETPLSLILDEKVSLRPDGYETRNLPSSAGIIRIEVTKDDGEGAGRLTLEFSDKPFQFRRWIILDAAGIETSVTLQNMVFDQPVANDVFRLPQYNDQ, from the coding sequence ATGAAGATCGTCAACCAGCAAATGACCCTGCTCTTTAGCGCGATCTCCGGTGCGTTTTCTGATGCGTTTTCTGGCGCTCTTTCAAGGCTTAGAGGCGCGCCTGCGACGGTGCGTTGCGGGCTGTGCCTATTTCGATCTGCTGGGATGGGTTTGCTTTTATTCTGTTGGCTTCCCGCTGTTCCCGCTTTTGCTGATGACATTGCGCGTGCCGAGGCGTGGTTTAACAAGATCAAAACCCTTTCGGCCGATTTCGTGCAGGTGGCATCGGACGGCACTGCGGCTGAGGGCAAGCTGATATTTCGCCGCCCATCACAAATGAAACTGACCTATGGCAAGGGCGACACGCTACAGCTGATCACCAGCAGTATCTGGCTGCATGTCGATCGGCCGGATGAACGATTATTGACCAGCTATCCAGTTTCTGAGACACCGTTGTCACTGATTCTGGACGAAAAAGTTTCGCTTCGGCCGGATGGATATGAAACCCGCAACCTGCCATCATCTGCTGGCATTATCCGGATCGAGGTTACCAAGGATGATGGTGAAGGGGCTGGTCGTTTGACGCTGGAATTTTCTGACAAGCCATTTCAGTTCCGGCGCTGGATTATTCTTGATGCAGCGGGAATTGAAACCAGTGTAACATTACAAAATATGGTTTTTGATCAGCCTGTCGCAAATGATGTTTTCCGGCTACCGCAATATAATGACCAATAA
- a CDS encoding DNA translocase FtsK 4TM domain-containing protein, with the protein MASSDDKKPIFSNAMMQFLQNRLMEIFGLVLFLIGVLLLIALVTAGKNDPSFTQISNAPIKNWLGPIGANVSAGLYAGIGLAAFFLALVPLCWSSFYFRKQPVPLFRFRTALLPISLVFLAGGIFALDGGGVSDNGGAAGAVIIGLIMRVMQPMPSVLGLQTIHYVGGAALFLGFLAWLWVAAISPQQWLQLGGQTSRIGRVFEGVIGICQRLAGTLANLQRNVAAKPVRKPKAAKQRQEPVLVAEAADLVAGENANQAASLKPRSSRAAKKNSKQEMLDFGSGSGFQLPPARLLNPPAKAQSGPSKAALQEHASQLENVLSDFSVNGTIADVRYGPVVTRYDLNPAPGTKSQRVISLADDIARSMSAISVRVAVVPGQNVIGIELPNEDRQVVMLRDILDHDVWGKDQSSLPMALGKDIAGAPVVVDLAKFPHLLVAGTTGSGKSVGINAMILSLLYRHTPETCRMIMIDPKMLELSVYDGIPHLLSPVVTDPSKAVTALKWAVREMENRYRNMAKMGVRNIGGYNDRLAEARAKGEVLTRRVQTGFDPETGKPIHEEEILDLAPLPFIVVLIDEVADLMLVAGKEIEGAVQRLAQMARAAGIHVIMATQRPSVDVITGTIKANFPTRISFQVTSRIDSRTILGEQGAEQLLGRGDMLFMEGGGRVVRVHGPFVEDGEVESVANFLRQQGEPEYDDRVVEDAENGVDAAGDAAIAGTGGSLYEQAVALVVREQKASTSFVQRHLKIGYNRAATIIEEMESNGIISAANHVGKRDVLMPDNENGGF; encoded by the coding sequence ATGGCTAGTAGCGACGACAAGAAACCTATTTTCTCCAATGCGATGATGCAGTTTCTGCAAAATCGGTTGATGGAAATCTTTGGTCTTGTCTTGTTTTTAATTGGCGTCTTGCTGCTAATCGCGCTTGTCACTGCTGGTAAGAACGATCCATCATTTACACAAATTTCAAACGCACCAATAAAAAACTGGCTTGGCCCGATTGGTGCCAATGTATCGGCGGGACTTTATGCCGGTATCGGACTTGCGGCGTTTTTTCTGGCTTTGGTGCCCCTATGCTGGAGCTCGTTTTATTTTCGCAAGCAGCCGGTGCCGCTGTTTCGGTTTCGCACCGCGCTATTGCCGATCAGCCTTGTGTTTCTTGCGGGCGGGATATTTGCCCTTGATGGTGGCGGGGTCAGTGATAATGGCGGTGCGGCCGGTGCGGTAATCATTGGCCTGATTATGCGGGTTATGCAGCCAATGCCATCAGTTCTGGGGCTTCAGACAATCCATTATGTTGGCGGTGCTGCCCTGTTTCTGGGTTTCTTGGCATGGTTATGGGTGGCGGCAATTTCGCCCCAGCAATGGCTACAGCTTGGCGGCCAGACGAGCCGGATCGGTCGTGTGTTCGAGGGGGTTATTGGGATTTGCCAGCGGCTGGCAGGCACCCTAGCAAATTTGCAAAGAAATGTTGCGGCAAAACCGGTGCGAAAGCCAAAGGCCGCGAAACAGCGTCAGGAACCAGTGCTTGTAGCCGAGGCGGCCGATCTTGTTGCTGGCGAAAATGCAAATCAGGCTGCCAGCCTAAAGCCGCGCTCATCGCGCGCGGCCAAAAAGAACAGCAAACAAGAAATGCTGGATTTTGGCAGTGGTTCTGGGTTCCAATTGCCGCCTGCCCGCCTGTTAAATCCGCCCGCCAAAGCGCAATCTGGCCCGTCCAAGGCAGCGTTGCAGGAACATGCAAGCCAGCTGGAAAATGTATTATCCGATTTTAGCGTGAATGGCACTATTGCCGATGTGCGTTATGGGCCAGTTGTAACCCGTTATGATCTGAATCCGGCGCCGGGCACAAAATCACAACGAGTGATCTCGCTTGCCGATGATATTGCGCGATCAATGAGCGCTATTTCAGTCCGTGTGGCGGTGGTGCCCGGGCAAAATGTGATCGGCATCGAATTGCCGAATGAGGATCGGCAAGTGGTGATGCTGCGCGATATCCTTGACCATGATGTCTGGGGCAAGGATCAATCAAGCCTGCCGATGGCGCTTGGCAAAGATATCGCCGGTGCGCCGGTGGTGGTCGATCTGGCAAAATTCCCGCATTTGCTTGTTGCGGGAACCACCGGATCGGGAAAATCTGTCGGCATTAATGCAATGATCCTGTCATTGCTATATCGCCATACGCCTGAAACCTGTCGCATGATTATGATTGATCCTAAAATGCTGGAACTGTCGGTTTATGACGGTATTCCGCATCTGCTCAGTCCGGTTGTGACCGACCCGTCAAAGGCGGTGACGGCATTGAAATGGGCGGTTCGTGAAATGGAAAACCGCTATCGCAATATGGCTAAAATGGGTGTGCGCAATATTGGTGGTTATAATGACCGGCTGGCCGAGGCCAGAGCCAAGGGTGAGGTGCTAACGAGGCGGGTTCAAACTGGCTTTGATCCTGAAACCGGCAAACCGATCCATGAAGAGGAAATTCTTGATCTTGCCCCTCTTCCTTTCATTGTTGTGTTGATTGACGAAGTGGCCGACCTGATGCTTGTTGCCGGCAAGGAAATTGAAGGTGCAGTCCAGCGCCTTGCGCAAATGGCACGGGCGGCGGGTATCCATGTTATCATGGCGACACAGCGCCCTTCTGTTGATGTCATCACAGGCACGATCAAGGCGAATTTTCCGACACGGATTAGTTTTCAGGTTACATCACGGATCGACAGCCGGACGATCCTTGGCGAACAGGGCGCCGAACAATTGCTGGGTCGGGGTGATATGCTGTTTATGGAGGGTGGCGGCCGCGTTGTGCGTGTGCATGGCCCCTTTGTCGAGGATGGCGAGGTTGAATCGGTTGCCAATTTCCTGCGTCAACAGGGCGAGCCGGAATATGATGATCGCGTGGTCGAAGATGCCGAGAATGGCGTTGATGCGGCTGGCGATGCCGCTATCGCAGGTACGGGCGGCAGCCTTTATGAACAGGCGGTTGCACTGGTGGTGCGGGAACAGAAAGCCTCAACCAGTTTTGTACAACGGCATTTGAAAATCGGTTATAATCGGGCAGCGACGATCATTGAAGAAATGGAGAGTAACGGCATTATTTCGGCGGCAAATCATGTTGGCAAACGCGATGTGCTGATGCCTGACAACGAAAATGGTGGCTTTTGA
- a CDS encoding prolyl-tRNA synthetase associated domain-containing protein has protein sequence MDASSQFKDSLPTPPETLLAVLDGLAITYVTHHHPPLRTVEDSKAHRGDMPGIHIKNLYLRDRKKRNFLLVAQEDRVVNLKSLEVKIGCDRLSFGSADRLFEMLGVRPGAVSPLTLINDPDHKVALILDTALRSDAPIYAHPLVNDMTLGITGPALLAFFAHTGHQPHWLDL, from the coding sequence ATGGACGCATCATCGCAATTCAAAGATAGCCTACCAACACCACCAGAGACGCTTCTTGCGGTTCTTGACGGTTTGGCGATTACCTATGTTACGCATCACCATCCGCCATTGCGGACGGTTGAAGATTCCAAGGCGCATCGCGGTGATATGCCCGGCATCCACATCAAGAATCTGTATCTTCGTGATCGCAAAAAGCGCAATTTTCTTCTTGTTGCCCAAGAGGATCGCGTGGTTAATCTGAAAAGTCTTGAGGTGAAAATTGGTTGTGACCGGCTGTCATTTGGCAGTGCTGATCGGCTGTTTGAAATGCTGGGCGTGCGCCCGGGCGCGGTCAGCCCGTTAACATTGATCAATGACCCTGACCACAAGGTTGCGCTGATTCTTGACACGGCGCTTCGATCCGATGCGCCGATCTATGCGCATCCGCTGGTCAATGACATGACGCTCGGGATCACCGGGCCCGCACTTTTAGCGTTTTTTGCGCATACGGGTCATCAGCCGCACTGGCTTGACCTCTAG
- a CDS encoding FAD-dependent monooxygenase has protein sequence MTTRQHYEIAVVGGGLTGVMMAIALSYGGYGTADKPAIALIDRTKQDSTKTGNSDLRTTTIHAAGKAMFEVLGIWQYLEKCATPITRIKIANGLPTKGGLARRRRTEFSLDWHDVNQPMAYVTGNEQLLEALYRVMKTRPITPMYDAEVSHFDGAGDLARLQFADRPDLTAQLVVACDGAASKLRDHAGIRTLAEAHRQSAIVANVTLEIDHNDTAYQRFLPSGPLALMPHGPHRASLVWTLPKEEADRILAIDETEFSNLLLAAFGDTLGGLKLDSRRLIWPLKPTITRQMTSNHLVLAGDASHAIHPLAGQGYNLALGDAAVLADCLARARARGLSAGHRSVESDYLAGRKLEVTAMTAMTSGLNRLMSFQPAIAKAAGAGMGLVNTSPVKTLFQKSAMGGHLARANLLAGRLP, from the coding sequence ATGACCACGCGGCAGCATTATGAGATCGCTGTTGTTGGCGGCGGGCTAACCGGCGTCATGATGGCGATTGCACTGTCTTATGGCGGCTATGGCACGGCGGATAAGCCAGCCATTGCGCTGATTGATCGCACCAAACAGGACAGTACCAAAACCGGCAATAGTGACCTTCGGACAACCACAATTCACGCGGCTGGCAAAGCAATGTTTGAGGTGCTGGGCATCTGGCAATATCTTGAAAAATGCGCAACGCCAATCACCCGTATTAAGATTGCCAATGGCCTGCCCACAAAGGGCGGACTAGCGCGTCGCCGTCGTACTGAATTCAGCCTTGATTGGCATGATGTAAACCAGCCAATGGCCTATGTTACGGGCAATGAACAGCTGCTTGAGGCGCTTTATCGGGTTATGAAAACACGCCCCATCACACCAATGTATGATGCCGAGGTTAGTCATTTTGATGGGGCAGGCGACCTTGCCAGACTACAGTTTGCCGATCGGCCGGATCTTACCGCGCAGTTGGTTGTTGCTTGTGATGGTGCCGCCAGTAAATTGCGCGATCACGCTGGTATCCGCACCCTAGCCGAGGCGCATCGCCAAAGCGCAATTGTCGCCAATGTAACGCTAGAAATTGATCATAATGATACTGCCTATCAGCGGTTTTTACCGTCAGGGCCATTGGCGTTGATGCCGCATGGCCCACATCGGGCGTCGCTGGTCTGGACCTTGCCAAAAGAAGAGGCTGACCGAATTTTGGCAATTGATGAAACCGAGTTTTCAAATCTTTTACTGGCGGCGTTTGGTGACACGCTTGGCGGATTAAAGCTTGATAGCCGCCGCCTGATCTGGCCCTTAAAGCCAACCATCACACGCCAGATGACCAGCAATCATCTAGTGCTGGCAGGTGATGCCAGCCACGCGATACACCCGCTTGCCGGTCAAGGATATAATCTGGCACTTGGTGATGCAGCGGTGCTTGCCGATTGTCTGGCACGGGCGCGTGCACGCGGCCTTAGTGCCGGTCACCGCTCGGTTGAAAGTGATTATCTTGCTGGGCGCAAACTCGAAGTTACGGCTATGACGGCGATGACCAGCGGGTTGAACCGCCTGATGTCGTTCCAGCCCGCAATTGCCAAAGCCGCCGGTGCTGGAATGGGTCTGGTAAATACCAGTCCGGTAAAAACATTATTTCAGAAAAGTGCGATGGGCGGTCATTTAGCGCGGGCAAACCTGCTTGCGGGGCGGTTGCCCTGA
- a CDS encoding gamma-butyrobetaine hydroxylase-like domain-containing protein, with amino-acid sequence MNDSTQSPAAQPQDVWPEEIRLSKAKDRLEIRFDDGAKFSLSAELLRVESPSAEVQGHGAGQKTTPVGKQDILISSIEPVGNYAIRIGFSDGHNTGLFSWPLLYDYALRQDQLMGDYLARLDAAGARRK; translated from the coding sequence ATGAATGATTCGACCCAATCACCGGCAGCACAGCCTCAAGATGTTTGGCCCGAAGAAATTCGCCTGTCCAAAGCCAAGGATCGTCTTGAAATCCGTTTTGATGATGGCGCTAAATTTTCGCTATCTGCTGAATTATTGCGGGTTGAATCGCCTTCGGCCGAGGTGCAGGGACATGGCGCCGGTCAGAAAACCACACCTGTAGGCAAGCAGGATATTTTGATCAGCAGCATCGAACCGGTTGGTAATTACGCCATCCGGATCGGCTTTAGTGATGGCCATAATACTGGCCTGTTCAGCTGGCCTCTGCTGTATGATTATGCGCTTCGACAAGACCAGTTAATGGGTGATTATCTGGCGCGGCTCGACGCGGCGGGTGCGCGCCGCAAATAG
- a CDS encoding Gfo/Idh/MocA family protein, translated as MTKIGLIGCGMWGRNLARNLAQLEVLAAVADQNTASAEDFASTFATKALAVDALINDETIDGIVIATAAPSHDALAIDGLAAGKHIYVEKPLSLTLAGAKSIQDAAIAAKKQVMVGHLIRYHAAFIELQKQVAGGAIGSLRHVQANRLAMGRIRNTESVLFDLCPHDLSLILALVGNVPTKIHCAGASHMTAGVVDFLSSFLGFENGVSAGMQTSWLSPFKEHRLTVTGSAGSLVFDDTKPWPEKLTLYQDQMRLNGEHFLIDRASPIALPIAEAEPLKDEMRAFIRCCETGDKTPTDIAEAVIVQHVLETMQSSLIDMNANP; from the coding sequence ATGACAAAAATAGGGCTAATCGGATGTGGAATGTGGGGCCGGAATTTAGCCCGCAACCTTGCCCAGCTAGAGGTTCTGGCAGCGGTCGCCGATCAGAACACCGCATCCGCCGAAGATTTTGCATCAACCTTTGCCACCAAGGCGCTGGCAGTTGACGCGCTGATCAATGACGAAACCATTGACGGGATTGTTATTGCCACCGCCGCGCCCAGCCATGATGCGTTAGCTATAGACGGCTTGGCAGCGGGAAAGCATATCTATGTTGAAAAGCCATTATCGCTGACTTTAGCCGGGGCAAAATCCATCCAAGATGCCGCCATCGCCGCCAAAAAACAGGTGATGGTCGGGCATTTAATCCGCTATCATGCGGCCTTTATCGAATTGCAGAAACAGGTCGCCGGCGGCGCGATTGGCAGCCTGCGTCATGTACAGGCAAATCGGCTGGCAATGGGGCGTATTCGGAACACCGAGTCAGTATTGTTTGACTTATGCCCACATGATTTATCATTGATTCTGGCGCTGGTCGGCAATGTTCCAACCAAAATTCACTGCGCCGGTGCAAGCCATATGACGGCTGGTGTAGTCGATTTTCTCAGCAGTTTTCTGGGGTTCGAAAATGGCGTCTCAGCTGGTATGCAGACAAGTTGGCTAAGCCCGTTCAAGGAACATCGCCTAACGGTGACCGGCAGCGCCGGATCACTGGTGTTTGACGATACCAAGCCATGGCCTGAAAAGCTGACGCTTTATCAAGATCAGATGCGTCTCAATGGCGAGCATTTCCTGATCGACCGTGCCAGCCCAATTGCCCTGCCGATTGCCGAAGCTGAACCGCTGAAAGATGAAATGCGCGCCTTTATCCGCTGTTGCGAAACCGGCGATAAAACGCCGACCGATATTGCCGAAGCGGTAATCGTTCAGCACGTTCTTGAAACCATGCAATCATCATTAATCGACATGAATGCGAACCCTTGA
- a CDS encoding D-glycero-alpha-D-manno-heptose-1,7-bisphosphate 7-phosphatase yields MSLKPAIFLDRDDTLIRDDGYIYEIEKFAWISGAAAALKRFHQARLPVFIVTNQGGIGRGIFTEADMHAFNNHLIDAAKKAGGAITDIAFCPHHPLAPDPAMAARCRCRKPEPGLLFDLAEKWAIDLGASVMIGDRDSDVEAGKRAGVTAYHFTGGDLDQLARHVLSDHFSAPARSQQ; encoded by the coding sequence ATGTCGCTAAAGCCAGCTATTTTTCTTGATCGTGACGATACGCTTATCCGCGATGATGGCTATATTTACGAGATTGAAAAATTTGCCTGGATCAGTGGTGCAGCAGCAGCGCTAAAACGGTTTCATCAGGCCAGATTACCCGTGTTTATTGTAACAAATCAAGGCGGCATCGGCCGCGGTATTTTTACCGAGGCTGATATGCACGCATTCAATAATCACCTGATTGACGCTGCTAAAAAGGCGGGCGGTGCCATAACCGATATCGCCTTTTGCCCGCATCACCCGCTAGCCCCAGATCCGGCAATGGCGGCGCGGTGCCGCTGCCGCAAACCTGAACCGGGTCTCTTATTTGATCTTGCAGAAAAATGGGCGATTGATCTTGGTGCGTCGGTGATGATCGGTGATCGTGACAGTGATGTCGAAGCGGGAAAACGCGCCGGCGTGACTGCGTATCATTTTACTGGCGGCGATCTTGATCAGCTTGCGCGGCACGTGCTGTCAGACCATTTTTCCGCACCAGCTAGGAGCCAGCAATGA
- a CDS encoding aminotransferase class I/II-fold pyridoxal phosphate-dependent enzyme — translation MKLNPAHAIFDGNMFVQLRGLLDPITPPAGLRILDMSIGEPQQPPAALLIDSIARHNDEWQFYPKATGSPRFTAAVEGYIARRWPEAAGLADASQIIPVPGTREPLHFLGHLVHGSKPNAAALVTNPFYHAWRAGALASGGEAIWLNSGANHNFLPDLDAISVADLDRASILYLCSPTNPQGSVMDMDYLVAALRLARKHDFLLVMDECYADIWRGNPPSGLMQAAAFVARADGITGDADPLSNMVVLNSLSKRSGAAGLRAGFMVGDRQVVAQYLKLVGNGGSLVPSPLLAVAADLYDDEAHVAAIRAYYDENFALVEKHLGITPPAGGFFLWLKVDDDIEFVKRLMGEQAVRAVPGSFMGLASDDGNPGAGYVRLALVHDAHSTDEALARVAKIYKGHS, via the coding sequence ATGAAACTTAATCCAGCGCACGCCATTTTTGATGGAAATATGTTTGTCCAGCTTCGTGGGTTGCTCGATCCGATAACGCCGCCGGCTGGTCTGCGTATCTTGGATATGTCAATTGGTGAGCCACAGCAGCCGCCTGCCGCATTGCTGATCGATAGCATCGCGCGGCATAATGACGAATGGCAATTCTATCCAAAGGCAACTGGCAGCCCGCGCTTTACCGCTGCGGTTGAGGGCTATATTGCGCGGCGTTGGCCCGAGGCTGCCGGCCTTGCTGATGCCAGCCAGATTATTCCGGTTCCAGGAACGCGCGAACCTTTGCATTTTCTTGGTCATCTTGTGCATGGCAGCAAACCTAATGCAGCGGCGCTTGTGACCAATCCGTTCTATCATGCGTGGCGTGCTGGTGCGTTGGCCAGTGGCGGCGAGGCGATCTGGTTGAACAGTGGTGCGAACCATAATTTTCTACCCGATCTTGACGCAATCAGCGTTGCAGACCTTGATCGGGCAAGTATTCTATATCTTTGCAGCCCGACAAATCCGCAAGGCAGTGTCATGGATATGGATTATCTTGTCGCGGCGTTGCGCCTTGCCCGCAAGCATGATTTTTTGCTGGTGATGGATGAATGTTATGCCGATATCTGGCGCGGCAATCCGCCTAGTGGCCTGATGCAGGCTGCCGCATTTGTGGCAAGGGCGGATGGAATCACGGGTGACGCTGATCCGCTGTCAAACATGGTGGTGCTGAATTCACTTTCGAAACGTTCTGGTGCGGCTGGTCTGCGGGCTGGCTTTATGGTCGGTGACAGGCAGGTGGTGGCACAATATCTGAAACTTGTTGGCAATGGTGGCTCATTGGTGCCATCGCCGCTTTTGGCGGTGGCGGCGGACCTTTATGATGACGAGGCACACGTCGCCGCAATTCGCGCTTATTATGATGAAAACTTTGCGCTGGTCGAAAAGCATCTTGGCATTACCCCGCCAGCGGGCGGCTTTTTCCTTTGGCTAAAAGTCGATGATGATATTGAATTTGTCAAAAGGTTGATGGGGGAACAGGCAGTGCGCGCGGTGCCCGGGTCATTCATGGGGTTGGCATCAGATGATGGCAATCCGGGGGCGGGTTATGTCAGGCTGGCGCTGGTGCATGATGCGCATAGCACGGACGAGGCCTTGGCACGGGTGGCAAAAATTTATAAAGGCCACTCATAA
- the trxA gene encoding thioredoxin, which translates to MEQLIASGAETAPVDVDMKNFMAEVIDGSATVPVVVQFWAPWCGPCKQLGPVLEKTVAAARGKVKMVRINIDENQQIAQQMRVQSVPTVYGFFNGQPVDGFAGAQPESTVKQFIDKLAVTGGSGPDIAAMIEAANTLLETQDYDAAMAQYHEIMAADPESPDGLAGMIRCMVGMKDIDGAREIVDQLDDEFRSKPSMVIAIEALELSEKAAGAAGGLTEAQAAVDANPNDLAARQDLAMALFAVGEQVASMDQLLESIRIDRSWNEEAARTQLLEFFKTLGPANPDVMRARRRLSTILFA; encoded by the coding sequence ATGGAACAGCTTATTGCGTCGGGCGCCGAGACCGCACCAGTCGATGTTGATATGAAAAACTTTATGGCCGAGGTCATTGACGGATCCGCAACGGTTCCGGTCGTTGTGCAATTCTGGGCGCCGTGGTGCGGGCCGTGCAAACAGCTGGGTCCAGTATTGGAAAAAACAGTTGCCGCCGCCAGGGGCAAGGTCAAGATGGTGCGGATCAATATTGATGAAAACCAGCAGATCGCCCAGCAGATGCGGGTACAATCAGTGCCAACGGTTTACGGGTTTTTTAATGGTCAGCCAGTTGACGGATTTGCCGGTGCGCAGCCGGAATCAACGGTTAAGCAATTCATTGACAAGCTGGCCGTCACAGGCGGCAGCGGGCCGGATATCGCCGCAATGATCGAGGCGGCAAACACGCTATTAGAAACCCAAGATTATGATGCGGCGATGGCGCAATATCACGAAATCATGGCGGCTGACCCCGAGTCACCGGATGGGCTTGCCGGCATGATCCGCTGTATGGTCGGGATGAAGGATATTGATGGCGCGCGCGAAATTGTCGACCAGCTGGATGATGAGTTCCGCAGCAAGCCGTCGATGGTGATTGCTATTGAGGCGCTGGAACTTTCGGAAAAGGCCGCGGGCGCGGCTGGCGGTCTGACCGAAGCGCAGGCCGCAGTTGACGCCAACCCAAATGATCTCGCTGCGCGGCAAGATCTGGCGATGGCGCTTTTTGCGGTTGGTGAGCAGGTGGCATCAATGGATCAGCTTTTGGAGTCTATTCGTATTGACCGAAGCTGGAACGAAGAGGCGGCGCGGACACAGCTGTTGGAGTTTTTCAAAACACTTGGTCCGGCTAACCCTGACGTGATGAGGGCTCGGCGCCGGCTATCGACGATCTTATTTGCCTAG